One genomic region from SAR92 clade bacterium H455 encodes:
- a CDS encoding YhbY family RNA-binding protein: MTSSNADKKHLRRLGHNLKPVVTVAGNGLTENVTNEIERALTDHELIKIKLVAEDRDAKKALTNTICTSHSATLVQSIGHMLLIYRKAKTPDPRLSNLLR, from the coding sequence ATGACAAGTTCCAACGCGGATAAAAAACATTTACGTCGATTAGGCCATAATCTTAAGCCTGTAGTGACAGTAGCCGGTAACGGCCTCACCGAAAACGTCACTAATGAGATCGAACGCGCCCTTACCGACCATGAATTAATTAAGATTAAGCTGGTCGCTGAAGATCGTGATGCCAAAAAAGCCCTGACAAACACTATTTGCACTAGCCACAGCGCGACTCTGGTGCAATCCATCGGCCATATGCTACTTATATACCGCAAAGCCAAGACGCCAGATCCACGGCTATCTAACTTATTGCGCTGA
- a CDS encoding ABC transporter substrate-binding protein produces MSNVFMAVKKWFCMGLLTLASALGVVSLTIAQDNASDPYQQIEQVTVELLETIAKHKDAYPENEKAYFNSLEGLLLGRIDFAFIARNVMGNYYKQATPEQRARFAATFRSGLVETYGRGLIGYENQEIVLVNVGQVAEGQRRLTVKQEIRSAETVYPLEYSMARKKTGQWMVVNVVINGINLGKTFRNQFVQSAQRAGGDLEQVINGWSSKSL; encoded by the coding sequence ATGAGTAATGTTTTTATGGCTGTTAAAAAATGGTTTTGCATGGGTTTACTGACCCTGGCTAGTGCGCTGGGAGTTGTTTCACTAACCATCGCTCAGGATAATGCCAGTGATCCATATCAGCAGATTGAACAGGTTACGGTTGAACTCTTAGAGACTATAGCCAAGCATAAAGATGCTTACCCTGAAAACGAAAAAGCTTATTTCAATAGTTTAGAGGGGTTGCTCCTTGGTCGTATTGATTTTGCCTTTATCGCGCGCAATGTAATGGGGAATTATTACAAACAAGCCACCCCTGAGCAGCGTGCGCGCTTCGCGGCGACGTTTCGCAGCGGCCTGGTTGAAACCTATGGTCGCGGTCTGATCGGTTATGAAAATCAAGAAATTGTGCTGGTTAACGTGGGCCAAGTGGCCGAAGGGCAGCGTCGCCTGACGGTAAAGCAGGAAATTCGCAGTGCCGAGACGGTCTACCCGCTGGAGTACAGCATGGCACGGAAAAAGACCGGTCAGTGGATGGTGGTCAATGTGGTGATTAACGGCATTAACTTGGGCAAAACCTTTCGCAACCAATTTGTTCAATCGGCCCAGCGCGCCGGTGGTGATCTAGAGCAAGTTATCAATGGCTGGTCATCCAAGAGTCTGTAA
- the hisG gene encoding ATP phosphoribosyltransferase codes for MTQITIALTKGRILKETLPLLARAGIVPAEDVFTSRKLVFPTNRDNVRLIILRGSDVTTYVQFGAADLGVAGKDMLLEHQGDGYYEPLDLGIARCKLMTAVPVGTTQQHSRLRVATKYINVAREYYAQQGRQADLIKLYGAMELAPILDLAQEIVDIVDTGNTLRANGLEARDEIAEISSRLIVNKASMKTKFSQVQDIVDALREAVESNS; via the coding sequence ATGACCCAGATAACTATCGCCCTGACCAAGGGACGCATATTAAAAGAAACTCTTCCACTTCTGGCCCGCGCCGGAATCGTGCCGGCAGAGGATGTCTTTACCAGTCGCAAGCTGGTGTTTCCGACTAATCGTGACAATGTCCGGTTGATTATTTTGCGTGGCTCAGATGTAACCACTTATGTGCAATTTGGTGCTGCAGATCTGGGGGTGGCAGGTAAAGATATGCTGCTTGAGCATCAAGGGGATGGCTACTATGAGCCGCTTGATCTGGGTATAGCGCGTTGCAAGTTAATGACTGCCGTACCTGTGGGTACAACCCAGCAGCACAGCAGGCTGCGCGTTGCCACCAAATATATCAATGTTGCTCGTGAATACTACGCTCAGCAGGGCCGTCAGGCTGATCTGATCAAACTCTATGGGGCGATGGAGTTGGCACCGATACTGGATCTGGCCCAAGAGATTGTCGATATAGTGGATACTGGCAACACTTTGCGCGCCAATGGTCTTGAGGCCAGAGACGAGATTGCCGAAATCAGCTCGCGCCTAATCGTCAACAAGGCGTCGATGAAAACCAAATTTTCTCAAGTGCAGGACATTGTCGATGCACTGAGAGAGGCGGTGGAGAGCAATTCATGA
- a CDS encoding BolA/IbaG family iron-sulfur metabolism protein, translating into MNPEDVKALLESAIPNCQFEVASEGGHYNITAIGEVFDGKRAVQRQQLIYAALNSEISSGAMHAVNMKIFTPSEWQAKA; encoded by the coding sequence ATGAATCCTGAAGATGTAAAAGCACTGCTTGAAAGCGCAATACCTAACTGCCAGTTTGAGGTTGCCAGCGAGGGTGGTCATTACAATATCACCGCTATAGGTGAGGTCTTTGATGGCAAGCGTGCAGTGCAGCGTCAGCAGCTTATTTATGCTGCATTGAACAGTGAGATTTCCTCGGGCGCCATGCATGCTGTCAATATGAAAATTTTCACCCCAAGCGAGTGGCAGGCTAAAGCCTAA
- the hisC gene encoding histidinol-phosphate transaminase, with the protein MSKFWSDFVVGLEPYVPGEQPANINLTKLNTNENPYPPSPAVMQAMENAVNDDLRLYPPSNADQLKQTLADYFQLTPEQVFVGNGSDEVLAHVFNGLFRQAQPILYPDISYSFYPVYCGLYDIEFSQIPLADDYSLDLEGYRRANGGIIFPNPNAPTGRLLGLDAIEALLQDNRDSVVVVDEAYIDFAEAGSSAVSLIDQYDNLLVVQTMSKSRSLAGMRIGYAMGSKILIEGLERIKNSFNSYPLGHVQLAAAIASFNDPDYFATMRERVISSREWIVEQLKVLGFDVLPSAANFVLARHSDENGLALTQSLRDKNIIIRHFNKPRLSQFLRITVGTPEQNQQLIDALGEIIG; encoded by the coding sequence ATGAGTAAGTTCTGGAGTGATTTTGTCGTTGGGCTAGAGCCCTATGTTCCGGGTGAGCAACCTGCGAATATCAATCTCACCAAGCTAAATACCAATGAGAACCCCTACCCGCCCTCGCCAGCCGTGATGCAGGCCATGGAAAATGCGGTGAACGATGACTTGCGTCTCTATCCGCCTTCCAACGCGGATCAGCTTAAGCAAACTCTCGCTGATTATTTCCAGCTGACACCGGAACAGGTGTTCGTTGGCAATGGCTCTGATGAGGTATTGGCTCATGTATTTAATGGCCTGTTTCGCCAGGCGCAGCCAATCTTATATCCGGACATAAGCTACAGTTTTTATCCTGTCTACTGCGGTCTCTACGATATTGAATTTAGTCAGATACCGCTGGCCGATGATTACAGTCTCGATTTAGAGGGCTATCGTCGTGCAAATGGCGGAATTATTTTCCCTAATCCCAATGCACCTACTGGCAGACTGCTGGGCCTTGATGCCATTGAGGCTTTGCTTCAAGACAACAGAGATTCTGTGGTGGTAGTGGATGAAGCCTATATTGACTTTGCTGAGGCCGGATCTAGCGCCGTCAGTTTGATAGACCAATACGACAATCTACTGGTTGTGCAAACCATGTCTAAGTCGCGCTCATTGGCGGGCATGAGAATTGGTTATGCCATGGGCTCGAAGATATTAATTGAAGGGCTGGAGCGGATTAAAAATAGTTTTAACTCCTACCCCCTTGGCCATGTTCAGTTGGCTGCAGCCATCGCTTCTTTTAATGACCCGGACTATTTTGCGACCATGCGTGAGAGGGTGATCTCTAGTCGCGAATGGATAGTTGAACAGCTCAAGGTGCTCGGCTTTGACGTGCTGCCCTCAGCGGCGAATTTTGTGCTCGCCCGCCACTCTGATGAGAATGGTTTGGCTCTAACGCAATCTCTGAGAGATAAAAATATTATTATCCGCCACTTTAATAAGCCGCGGCTCAGTCAATTTTTGCGCATTACGGTGGGCACGCCAGAGCAAAACCAACAGCTGATTGATGCCTTGGGCGAGATTATTGGCTAG
- the murA gene encoding UDP-N-acetylglucosamine 1-carboxyvinyltransferase, with translation MDKLKIQGGGPLVGEVWISGSKNAALPILSATLLSEGLATVSNLPHLQDVTTTIELLASLGVTVSIDEKLQLEVDNSTLHSVTAPYELVKTMRASILVLGPLLSRYGEANVSFPGGCAIGSRPVDLHLRGLEAMGATIEIDEGYIKARSNGRLVGCHILMDVVSVGATENLMMAAVLAEGQTVIENAAREPEIVDLANCLNAWGADIQGIGSARLIINGVEKITGGHFKVMPDRIETGTYLAAAVATRGKVKVTQTDPSSLEAVLLKLQEAGAVITQGEDWIELDMQGKRPKAVNIKTAPYPAFPTDMQAQVTAINAVAEGTGVVIETIFENRLMQVQELNRMGAAITVEGNTAVVTGVERLSAAPVMASDLRASAALVIAALVADGETVVERIYHIDRGYECIEEKMQLLGAKIKRVTN, from the coding sequence ATGGACAAATTAAAGATTCAAGGTGGCGGGCCGCTTGTAGGTGAGGTATGGATTTCCGGCTCGAAAAATGCCGCCCTGCCGATTCTGTCGGCAACACTGCTCTCTGAGGGTTTGGCCACCGTCTCCAACTTGCCGCATCTGCAGGATGTTACCACCACCATCGAGTTGCTCGCCAGCTTGGGGGTGACTGTGAGTATTGATGAGAAACTCCAGCTAGAGGTGGATAATTCGACTCTGCACAGCGTCACTGCACCCTACGAATTAGTCAAAACCATGCGCGCCTCAATCTTGGTGCTGGGACCGCTGCTGAGCCGCTATGGCGAAGCCAATGTGTCATTTCCCGGCGGTTGCGCTATAGGCAGTCGACCTGTGGATCTGCACTTGCGTGGCCTCGAAGCCATGGGCGCGACAATTGAGATCGACGAGGGCTATATCAAGGCGCGCAGCAATGGTCGCCTAGTTGGCTGCCATATTTTGATGGATGTTGTTTCCGTAGGTGCCACCGAAAACTTGATGATGGCGGCGGTATTAGCCGAGGGTCAGACGGTAATTGAGAATGCCGCGCGGGAACCCGAGATTGTCGACTTGGCGAATTGTCTCAATGCTTGGGGCGCTGATATTCAAGGTATAGGTTCTGCGCGACTGATTATTAACGGCGTAGAGAAAATTACCGGCGGTCACTTTAAAGTGATGCCAGATCGCATCGAGACCGGCACCTATCTGGCCGCCGCGGTGGCCACCCGCGGTAAAGTAAAAGTAACCCAGACTGATCCGTCGTCGCTTGAAGCGGTACTACTAAAGCTGCAAGAGGCGGGTGCCGTGATTACTCAGGGTGAAGACTGGATTGAATTGGATATGCAGGGCAAGCGTCCCAAGGCAGTCAATATTAAGACTGCTCCTTACCCGGCTTTTCCCACTGATATGCAGGCTCAGGTCACGGCCATTAATGCAGTCGCTGAAGGCACTGGTGTGGTGATCGAAACTATATTTGAAAATCGCCTGATGCAGGTTCAGGAATTGAATCGTATGGGTGCAGCCATCACAGTTGAAGGCAATACTGCTGTTGTTACTGGCGTTGAGCGACTGAGTGCCGCCCCGGTGATGGCATCGGATCTGCGCGCTTCGGCGGCGTTGGTGATAGCTGCATTGGTTGCTGATGGCGAAACCGTAGTTGAGCGCATTTACCATATAGACCGTGGCTACGAATGTATCGAAGAAAAAATGCAGTTGCTCGGAGCCAAAATTAAGCGCGTGACTAATTAG
- the ftsH gene encoding ATP-dependent zinc metalloprotease FtsH, translated as MNDLVKNLVVWLVLAAILMSVFNSFTPKEAENEIIYSEFVTDVQNERVSSVSISGLIIEGVRFDGSTFKTVRPNVQDPGLMDDLLNHNVQVVGKEPETPSLLSQLLVAAFPILLILAIFVFFMRQMQGGAGGKGGPMSFGKSKAKLLNSDQISTTFADVAGVDEAKEDVSELVDFLSDPTRFQRLGGRIPKGVLMVGPPGTGKTLLAKAIAGEAKVPFFSISGSDFVEMFVGVGAARVRDMFEQAKKQAPCIIFIDEIDAVGRHRGGGYGGGNDEREQTLNQLLVEMDGFEGNEGVIVIAATNRPDVLDKALLRPGRFDRQVYVSLPDIRGREQILKVHARKVPIDESVELAVIARGTPGFSGADLANLINEAALFSARSNRRVVGMEEFEQARDKIMMGAERRSMVMSDKEKANTAYHEAGHAIIGKLVPEHDPVHKVTIIPRGRALGVTQYLPEEDRYSMSRRQLFSQLCSLFGGRLAEELIGGLDGVTTGASNDIERATQMARNMVTKWGLSETMGPVLYGEDEAQNPGGGNAHYSEDTSRQIDQEVRTILDDAYKQAKKLLEDNRDILESMKEALMEFETIDSDQVDDLMHRRKVRPPKHWDDNDSDTGAGKQSAGPTEEASKEPLKEPAKEGPIGGPVEEV; from the coding sequence TTGAACGATTTGGTTAAAAATTTGGTTGTGTGGTTGGTTTTGGCCGCCATTCTGATGTCTGTTTTCAATAGCTTCACGCCAAAAGAAGCGGAAAACGAGATCATCTATTCGGAATTCGTGACCGATGTGCAAAACGAACGCGTCTCAAGTGTTTCCATCAGTGGTTTGATTATCGAAGGCGTGCGTTTCGATGGTTCAACCTTCAAGACTGTGCGGCCTAATGTTCAAGATCCCGGTTTGATGGATGACCTGCTCAATCACAATGTTCAAGTGGTGGGTAAAGAACCTGAGACACCTAGCCTGCTCTCTCAGCTGCTGGTCGCAGCCTTTCCGATATTATTAATTCTGGCAATTTTTGTCTTCTTTATGCGTCAAATGCAGGGCGGTGCCGGCGGCAAGGGCGGCCCCATGAGCTTTGGTAAGAGCAAAGCCAAGCTGCTCAATAGCGATCAGATTAGCACTACATTCGCCGATGTGGCCGGCGTCGATGAAGCCAAGGAAGATGTTAGCGAACTGGTTGATTTCCTTAGTGACCCCACTAGATTTCAACGCCTTGGCGGACGTATCCCCAAGGGCGTATTAATGGTCGGCCCCCCGGGGACAGGTAAAACTCTGCTGGCGAAAGCGATTGCCGGCGAAGCCAAGGTGCCATTCTTCTCAATTTCCGGTTCTGACTTTGTTGAAATGTTCGTCGGTGTAGGTGCCGCGCGCGTGCGGGATATGTTTGAGCAGGCCAAGAAGCAAGCGCCGTGCATTATCTTTATCGATGAGATCGATGCTGTCGGCCGCCATCGTGGCGGTGGCTATGGTGGCGGTAACGATGAGCGCGAGCAGACGTTGAACCAGCTGCTAGTGGAAATGGATGGCTTTGAAGGCAATGAAGGCGTCATCGTCATTGCTGCAACCAACCGTCCCGACGTGTTGGATAAAGCCTTACTGCGCCCGGGCCGCTTTGATCGTCAAGTCTATGTCAGCCTGCCAGATATTCGTGGTCGCGAACAGATTCTTAAAGTTCACGCGCGCAAAGTGCCTATAGATGAGAGTGTTGAGTTGGCTGTGATCGCTCGCGGTACGCCCGGTTTCTCTGGTGCCGATCTGGCCAATCTGATCAATGAAGCGGCGCTATTTTCCGCTCGCAGCAACCGTCGCGTAGTCGGTATGGAAGAGTTTGAGCAAGCCCGAGACAAAATCATGATGGGCGCAGAGCGCCGCTCCATGGTCATGTCCGATAAAGAGAAGGCCAATACCGCCTATCACGAAGCCGGTCATGCGATTATCGGCAAGCTAGTTCCCGAACACGATCCAGTTCACAAGGTCACTATTATTCCCCGCGGCCGAGCCCTGGGTGTAACCCAGTACCTGCCCGAAGAAGATCGCTACAGCATGAGCCGACGTCAGCTGTTTAGTCAGCTCTGCAGCCTGTTTGGCGGACGTCTCGCCGAAGAGTTGATTGGTGGCTTGGATGGCGTCACCACAGGTGCCTCCAATGATATTGAGCGGGCCACTCAGATGGCGCGCAATATGGTCACGAAATGGGGGCTCAGCGAGACCATGGGTCCGGTGCTCTACGGTGAAGATGAGGCGCAAAATCCTGGTGGCGGCAATGCCCACTACTCAGAAGATACCTCGCGTCAGATCGACCAAGAGGTTCGCACTATCTTGGACGACGCATACAAGCAGGCCAAGAAGTTGCTTGAAGATAATCGCGATATTCTCGAGTCAATGAAAGAAGCCTTGATGGAGTTTGAAACCATTGATTCTGATCAGGTTGACGACCTAATGCATAGACGCAAAGTCCGTCCGCCGAAGCATTGGGATGACAATGATTCGGATACAGGTGCTGGTAAGCAGTCTGCTGGACCCACTGAAGAGGCCTCTAAAGAGCCTCTCAAAGAGCCAGCCAAAGAGGGCCCCATTGGAGGGCCCGTAGAAGAAGTCTAA
- the hisD gene encoding histidinol dehydrogenase, with amino-acid sequence MISDKCAIKKLSTSDENFDQTLSELIAWDMVSDTAVEDAVIAILRQVKAQGDQALIDLTNRFDRCQIEEISQLVIGQDQLQQALESIDVATRNALETAAERIRDYHSHQEQPSWRYQEADGSVLGQQITPLDRVGIYVPGGKASYPSSVLMNCIPARVAGVGEVIMMVPAPDGELSPMVLAAAAIAGVDQVFTIGGAQAIAALAYGTETVPKVDKIVGPGNIYVATAKRMVFGLVGLDMVAGPSEILVVCDGDTDPDWIAMDLFSQAEHDEDAQAIFVSWDAGYIAAVHSSMTKLLPEMERSEIIRQSLERRGALIEVRDADEAIELINRIAPEHLELSVADPEAWLPKIRHAGAIFMGRHTAEALGDYCAGPNHVLPTSSTARFSSPLGVYDFQKRSSLIFCSEQGASDLGKVASVLGRGESLTAHARSAEYRIRG; translated from the coding sequence ATGATCAGCGACAAATGTGCCATCAAGAAGCTGTCTACCAGCGACGAAAATTTTGACCAAACCCTGAGTGAGCTGATCGCCTGGGATATGGTTTCAGACACCGCTGTGGAAGACGCGGTGATCGCAATTCTGCGTCAGGTCAAGGCTCAGGGTGATCAGGCGTTAATTGATCTGACTAATCGCTTTGATCGCTGTCAGATTGAAGAAATCAGTCAGTTAGTTATAGGGCAGGACCAACTTCAGCAAGCACTTGAGTCCATAGATGTGGCGACGCGAAACGCGCTAGAGACAGCTGCGGAGCGCATTCGTGACTACCACAGCCACCAGGAGCAGCCCTCTTGGCGGTATCAGGAAGCCGATGGCAGCGTTCTCGGGCAACAGATCACACCGCTAGATCGTGTCGGTATCTACGTGCCAGGTGGCAAAGCAAGCTATCCCTCATCTGTTCTAATGAACTGCATTCCGGCTCGCGTTGCCGGTGTGGGTGAAGTGATTATGATGGTGCCCGCCCCGGACGGTGAGCTCAGTCCCATGGTACTCGCCGCTGCGGCCATTGCCGGTGTCGATCAGGTGTTTACCATTGGTGGCGCGCAGGCTATTGCCGCGCTCGCCTATGGCACTGAAACTGTCCCTAAAGTGGATAAAATTGTTGGCCCTGGCAATATCTATGTAGCCACGGCTAAGCGCATGGTGTTTGGATTGGTGGGTTTGGATATGGTTGCCGGGCCCAGTGAAATTCTGGTGGTCTGCGATGGCGACACCGATCCCGATTGGATTGCTATGGACCTATTCTCTCAAGCCGAGCACGATGAAGATGCTCAGGCAATCTTTGTCTCTTGGGATGCCGGCTATATAGCGGCAGTCCACAGCAGCATGACCAAATTGTTACCTGAGATGGAACGCAGCGAAATTATTCGCCAGTCTCTGGAGCGCCGCGGCGCACTGATTGAAGTGCGCGATGCCGATGAAGCCATAGAGTTAATCAATCGAATTGCTCCAGAGCATCTGGAATTGTCTGTTGCCGACCCTGAAGCCTGGCTGCCAAAAATTCGTCACGCTGGGGCTATTTTTATGGGGCGTCACACCGCCGAAGCATTGGGTGATTACTGTGCCGGTCCCAATCATGTGTTGCCAACCTCATCCACTGCGCGTTTTTCTTCGCCATTGGGTGTCTATGATTTTCAGAAGCGCAGTTCGCTGATTTTCTGTTCTGAGCAGGGCGCCTCTGATCTTGGCAAAGTGGCCTCGGTCTTGGGTCGCGGTGAGTCCCTGACAGCCCACGCGCGGTCTGCGGAATATCGAATTCGTGGCTAG
- the rlmE gene encoding 23S rRNA (uridine(2552)-2'-O)-methyltransferase RlmE, whose translation MAKSKNRSWIKQHVKDPYVQMSQKDGYRSRASYKLLEIIEKDRLIRPGMTVVDLGAAPGGWSQVAMDLVGHEGRVHALDLLPMDGIAGVDFILGDFTEDKILQELLGLIDNRPVDLVISDMAPNLTGSKAVDQPTSIYLVELAVDLACKVMKPEGVFIAKLFQGEGFDEFVRHVRTLFDRVSMRKPDASRSKSREVYMVAKGLKA comes from the coding sequence ATGGCGAAATCGAAAAATCGTAGTTGGATAAAACAACATGTAAAAGACCCTTATGTGCAAATGTCACAGAAGGATGGCTATCGCTCCCGTGCAAGCTATAAGTTACTTGAGATCATTGAGAAGGATCGCTTGATCCGCCCTGGCATGACCGTCGTAGACCTAGGGGCAGCCCCAGGTGGATGGTCTCAGGTGGCGATGGACTTAGTGGGTCATGAGGGCCGTGTTCATGCGCTAGATCTGCTGCCTATGGACGGTATTGCCGGGGTTGATTTTATTCTCGGAGATTTTACCGAAGATAAAATATTACAGGAGCTCCTAGGGCTAATCGATAATCGGCCTGTTGACCTTGTAATTTCGGATATGGCCCCCAACTTAACAGGTAGTAAAGCAGTAGATCAGCCCACCAGTATTTATTTGGTTGAGCTCGCTGTTGATCTAGCCTGCAAAGTAATGAAGCCAGAAGGCGTTTTTATTGCCAAACTTTTCCAGGGTGAAGGATTCGATGAGTTTGTGCGACACGTTAGAACATTGTTTGATAGAGTCAGTATGCGAAAGCCCGACGCCTCGAGATCAAAATCTCGGGAAGTCTACATGGTTGCCAAGGGCTTAAAAGCCTGA
- a CDS encoding trypsin-like peptidase domain-containing protein, with translation MTSNRTVNLIIRYLGKPILVGLCAAALILLVFPEIRQQGNGAEESSMDLDHRSHGNEWTGPVSYSHAVKRAAPSVVNIYTRTITKPSNHPLLDDPYFRRLFNNQQQRIQSSLGSGVIMQEDGFMLTNNHVIDGADQILVLLYDGREAPAIVVGKDPETDLAVLKIEADNLQPISVGEPTQAQIGDVVLAIGNPYGVGQTVTQGIVSATGRNGLGLNTFENFIQTDADINPGNSGGALVDSYGNLLGINTAILNQAGSVGIGFAIPADTAEKVLNDIISYGYVVRGWLGMDAFPLTQPIAKRLNLPIYQGLLVRAIYNGSPAFLVGIQPGDIVVKINGEPVTDRQSSISQIADVAPGAPIELEIWRQGATFAVTAVAGIRPTSPL, from the coding sequence GTGACCTCAAATCGCACAGTGAATCTTATTATTCGTTACCTCGGCAAACCGATATTAGTCGGTCTGTGTGCCGCCGCCTTGATACTGCTGGTGTTCCCTGAGATTCGCCAACAGGGCAATGGCGCTGAAGAGTCATCGATGGACCTCGATCACCGCAGCCACGGCAACGAATGGACAGGGCCCGTATCCTACTCCCACGCAGTGAAACGCGCCGCACCTTCTGTAGTAAATATATATACGCGAACTATAACCAAGCCCTCCAATCACCCACTGCTCGACGACCCCTACTTTCGACGTCTATTTAACAATCAACAGCAGCGCATTCAGTCCTCCCTCGGCTCCGGCGTAATCATGCAGGAAGACGGCTTTATGCTGACCAACAATCATGTTATCGATGGCGCTGACCAGATATTGGTGCTGCTCTACGATGGTCGCGAAGCCCCCGCCATTGTGGTGGGTAAAGATCCAGAAACTGATCTAGCTGTCTTAAAGATTGAAGCCGATAACCTGCAGCCTATCTCTGTGGGCGAGCCAACCCAAGCTCAAATTGGCGACGTGGTACTGGCGATAGGCAATCCCTACGGCGTAGGCCAGACGGTTACTCAAGGTATTGTCAGCGCTACTGGCCGCAATGGCCTCGGACTCAATACCTTTGAGAACTTTATTCAAACCGATGCCGATATCAATCCTGGTAACTCAGGTGGCGCGCTGGTCGATAGCTACGGCAATTTGCTCGGCATCAATACGGCAATTCTCAATCAGGCTGGTTCGGTAGGTATTGGTTTTGCCATTCCAGCTGATACTGCAGAGAAAGTGCTCAACGATATTATTAGCTACGGCTATGTAGTGCGCGGCTGGCTGGGTATGGATGCCTTCCCCTTGACTCAACCAATTGCCAAGCGCCTGAACTTACCCATTTATCAAGGGCTGCTGGTGCGAGCGATTTACAATGGCAGCCCAGCTTTTCTGGTGGGCATTCAGCCCGGGGATATAGTGGTCAAGATCAATGGCGAGCCGGTCACCGATCGTCAGAGCAGTATCAGCCAGATTGCCGATGTGGCGCCTGGTGCGCCGATTGAATTAGAAATTTGGCGTCAGGGTGCGACCTTTGCCGTAACTGCTGTTGCGGGTATTCGGCCCACTAGCCCGCTCTAA
- the folP gene encoding dihydropteroate synthase has translation MTLICGNKTLDLSRPAVMGIVNITPDSFSDGGQLCVGEKVDLDKTLQTVESMLADGADIIDIGGESTRPGASPVTTQQELDRVLPVVQAVSARFDALISVDTSTAQVITEASKAGAHLLNDVRALRREGALQAAAATGLPVCLMHMQNQPASMQANPVYTDVVTEVLNFLQQRKQACLDVGIASEQILLDPGFGFGKTLEHNLALSSSLDRFVDTGQSLLLGVSRKTMIGQLINSNIDNRLIGSVTMALLMAQSVAQRRAQIGCSNGIILRVHDVRETVQVLTVWQRTIDFKKEII, from the coding sequence ATGACGCTTATCTGTGGTAATAAAACACTGGATCTATCGCGCCCCGCGGTGATGGGTATTGTCAATATTACCCCCGACTCCTTCTCCGACGGGGGCCAACTGTGCGTCGGTGAAAAAGTCGATCTGGATAAAACCCTGCAGACAGTGGAATCGATGTTGGCCGACGGTGCAGATATTATTGATATTGGCGGTGAATCGACGCGCCCCGGTGCCTCACCGGTTACGACTCAGCAAGAGTTAGATCGCGTGTTGCCTGTGGTCCAGGCCGTGAGCGCAAGATTTGATGCTCTGATCTCAGTGGATACCAGCACTGCACAGGTGATCACAGAGGCCTCAAAGGCCGGTGCCCATCTACTTAATGATGTCCGTGCCCTGCGGCGCGAGGGAGCTCTTCAGGCTGCTGCAGCCACTGGATTGCCTGTTTGTTTGATGCATATGCAGAATCAGCCGGCTAGCATGCAGGCAAATCCCGTCTACACTGATGTGGTCACTGAGGTGTTAAATTTTTTACAGCAGCGCAAGCAAGCCTGCTTAGATGTAGGGATTGCCAGTGAACAGATACTACTGGATCCGGGGTTTGGTTTCGGTAAGACCCTTGAGCACAATCTGGCATTGTCCAGCTCTCTGGATCGCTTTGTGGATACAGGTCAGAGTCTGCTGTTGGGTGTCTCTCGGAAGACTATGATCGGCCAGTTAATCAATTCAAATATAGATAATAGACTGATTGGAAGTGTTACCATGGCGCTTTTAATGGCCCAGTCAGTTGCTCAGCGACGAGCGCAGATCGGTTGCTCAAATGGAATCATACTGCGTGTGCATGATGTGCGCGAGACGGTGCAGGTATTAACTGTCTGGCAGCGCACAATAGATTTCAAGAAAGAGATAATTTAA